Within the Thermus tengchongensis genome, the region GAGGCCAAAACGGGCCTCCAACCGGTTTTGGTCCCAGTCATAGCCCAGGGCCGCGCTTCCCTCCAGGGGAGGAAAGGACCCTTGGGCGGCGAGCTGGAGGCGCCTGGTGTCGGTGGCCGTGTAGCCCACCAGCAGGCCAAAGTCCCGATCCCGGTAGCCGGCGTAAAGGCCCAGGTAGGGGCCTGTGGGATTCCGCCCCAGGTTGCCCCCAAGCTCCCATCCTGCCTCTCGGTAGCGGGCAGCCAGGCCCAGGACCAGACCCCCTTGGGTCCCCACCGTGCCGCTTAGGGAGAGGGGCCCCCCGAGGGGGCGGTAGGCCAGGGTGTAGAGGAGGCCGTAGGTATTGGCCAGCCGGAAGGTGAGGCTATGGGTAAAGGCTTCGTCAATGCGGTGGCTCAGGTTGGCGCTTCCCTGAAGGTTACCGGTGTCGTAGGCTACCTCGCCCTTGAACCCCAGGGGATCCTGGATCCGGGTGGCCCCTCCTAGGCGGAACCTGAGCCCTTCCAAGTACTCTAGCCTTCCCGTGAGGCTGAGCTCGCGGTTTTCCAGTTTGCCCTCGAGGCCGACGCCTGCCTGCAGGGCCTCGGGGTCGGCCCGGCGGTTCACCACCCCGTAGGGCACCAGAATTAGCCCTCCTTCCTGGAGGGCGTAGCCCAGGCTGAAGCGTTGCCCCAGCCCGCTCACGTGCCCGGAAACCTTCCACGGACCTTCCTGGTAGGTGCCGCCCGCGCTCAAGCCGCCCCCCGCCCAGGCGGCGTAGCCCTGGAAGGGGCCGAGCTCCCCATCCAGCCGGTAGACCCCGGGGTAGCCCCGGAAGCCCAGGGCGAAGCCCTCACCCAAAAAGGCCAGTTCCCCCGCGGGCCCCTCGGGCTTCAGGGCCAGGCTGGAAGCAAGGCGGACGTAGTCGGAAAGGGCGCCGGATAGGGAAAGCCCGAAGCCGTAGGAGAGGGTGTCCTGTCCGTACCGGCCTGTGAGGCCGAAGCGGTAGTAGAGGGCCTGGCGGGAGAGCTTCTCCGCCCCGGCGAAGGGGCGGATGACGGTTTCCACCACCCCGTAGGCCCGCACCTTGGGGTCCAGGCCCGAGTAGGCGAAGACCGTGGCCGTGTCCCGGTTGCGCCCCACCAGGCGTAGCTCCAGCCGCACCTCCTTGGCCTCCCCCGGCTCCAGGTCCAGCACCTCTTGGGAGAGGCGGTAGGGGAGGAGGCTCCGCACCTCCAGGCGCACCCGGTCCGGGGCGTTGCCTGCGTTGCGCACGCTCAGGGTGTAACCGAGGCTTTCCCCCTCCACCCCCTCGGCCCCGGGGGGAACCCGGAGCTCCACCCCGGCCCGCACGGGGATGCGCACCCGCACGGTGCGGGTTTCCCGGGCGTCCCGCAGGACCAGGGGGTGCTCCCCCGCCCGGGCTTCCGGCCCCACCAGGAAGTTCAGCACCCCCTCACCCTCCACCGCTTCGGTGAGGGGGATGAGGCCCTGGGGCACCTCCGCCGCCTGGATGCGCCCTTCCCCCCGCACGGGTACGCTGAGGAAGCCGCCGGGCTGGGCTTCCAGGGCCTCGGGGGCCTCGAGGGCCAGCCCCAGGCCGAGAAGGAGGAGAAGGGCCAAGGCCCGCATGGCCTAAAGGCGGCTTAGGGTGAAGAGGAGGCTACCCCGGTACACCCCGGGCACCTCCTGCCCCGTGAGCACCAGGCGGAACTCCAGCACATAGCTCTGGTAGCCTGCCGTGGGCCCGCTTCCCGTGAGGAGCACCACCTTGGGCCCCAGGGGAATCCAGGGCCCGCCGTTCAGGCGGTACTCCACCTGGCTGGCGGGGATCTCCCCCCCGCCTTCCGCCAGGAGGGGGCTGGCCTCCACCTCCACGGCGAAGCCCCCTTCCAGGTTGGTGAAAAGCCGCAGGGTGAGGGGGCCGGAAGGGGAGGTGGGGCTGTAGGCGAAGGGGAAGCTGGGGGGCGGGTAGTTCCTTTGAGTGAGGTCAAAGACCACTTCCTCGGCATTCAGGCTGAGGCTAGTGCCTTCGGGCAGGTTTACCCCGATGGGCACCTGGGCCAGGGCCATGCCGAGCACCAGCAAAAGGGCCAGGCTTCGCATCACTTCACCTCAATCCGCCCTTCCCCGGCGATGAGGCTCGGGCTCCCGTAGTCCAGCACCGCCAGGACCAGGTAGCGCCCCGGGGGCAGGGGCTTGTCCAGGGGCGCCGGGAGCTCGTGGGTGGCCCCGGGGAGGCTGGCGGTCTCCGGCACCTCCGCCTGGGCCACGGGGCGGCCCTGCAGGTCCCGCACCTCCACCCGCCCCTTGAGGCGCAGGAGGCCGGTGCCGGTGTTCTGGAAGGAGAGGCGCACCTGGGCGGGGCCTTCTCGGCTTGGCGGCAGGTAGCGGAAGCCCTGGATGCGCCCCGAGCGGCTCACCTGGCCCACCTCCACGTAGACCACGTGCCCCACCCGGGTCTTCACCCGGATGCCCAGGCCTTCCGCGCCCTGCCGGCTTCCCGCCGGGGCGGACTCAAAGAAGACGATGCCCCAGTAGGTGCCGGGCTGGGCATCTGGGGGCACCTGCACCGTGTAGCGCACCTCCTGGGCAGCCTGGGGCTGGAGGAGGAAGGCCAGGGGGCTCACGGCGAGCCAGCGGGTGAGGGAGCGGGGGTGGCTGCCCGGGTCCAGGTAGAGGGGCTTCCCGTCCGCCTGGAGGAGGACGTCTTGGAGCACCACCTCCACCTGCAGGGTGCCGCTACGCCCCGGGTGGTCCACCAGGATGCTCCCCGTGAGGCTGGTTCCGGGGGCGGCGGGGTAGAGGGCCCTGGGGGGGCTCACGCCCACCCCGGTTTGGGCCTGGGCCGCGGTGAGGAGCAGGGCTAGCAGGGGAAGGGTTTTTCTCATAGCCGGATTCTAGCGGGGAAAAGGCCGCCCCCGGAAGCCCGGGGGCGGCCTTTAGGCCTCAGAGGGCAGCCAGCTGGAAGAGGAAGTTGAACTCGTAGGTGCCCGCCACCTCGGAGCCGTCAAACCAGAAGGCCTCGATGATGAGGTCGTCCAGCCAGCCGGGGAAGCGTCCGCCCAGCACCTTGAGGAGCTCGAGGGGCGTGCCGTCGTCCACTCCGTTGAACTGGACGAACTTCGTGTGGTTCAGGTCCGGGGCCTTCTCCACCACCCCGCCCTGGCCGTAGGTGGGCCCGCCCTGGGTCCGGGTCACCTTGAGGTCCAGCTCGCACCCGTCCCCGTTGTTGCAGAACTTCTGCAGGACCTTCTGGTTCAGGCAGATGAGGGTGCCCTTCTCACCCTCGTCAATCTTGCCGTTGCCGTTCAGGTCCTTGATGGCGGGGTAGGTGTCGATGGGGGCCAATTCGCCCGCCAAAGCGGCGGCGATGGCGTCCTCAAGGGTGCCCTGATATCCCTTGGGCACCAGGTAGCATCCTTCCCCGTTTTGCCCGGGAACGGGGTTATTCA harbors:
- a CDS encoding fimbrial biogenesis chaperone gives rise to the protein MRKTLPLLALLLTAAQAQTGVGVSPPRALYPAAPGTSLTGSILVDHPGRSGTLQVEVVLQDVLLQADGKPLYLDPGSHPRSLTRWLAVSPLAFLLQPQAAQEVRYTVQVPPDAQPGTYWGIVFFESAPAGSRQGAEGLGIRVKTRVGHVVYVEVGQVSRSGRIQGFRYLPPSREGPAQVRLSFQNTGTGLLRLKGRVEVRDLQGRPVAQAEVPETASLPGATHELPAPLDKPLPPGRYLVLAVLDYGSPSLIAGEGRIEVK